From the Solanum stenotomum isolate F172 chromosome 4, ASM1918654v1, whole genome shotgun sequence genome, one window contains:
- the LOC125861841 gene encoding uncharacterized membrane protein At1g16860-like — protein sequence MGSRFPSHQLSSGLYVSGRPEQPKEKTPTMSSVAMPYTGGDIKKSGELGKMFVTPADGSRSRKSGPINSNAPMRTGSFSGATSHSGQLNSGNRMTSGGAPGYVSMKKTNSGPLNKHGEPMKKSSGPQAGGGNVSSRQNSGPIPPILPTTGLITSGPLNSAGAPRKVSGPLDSTGSIKLQNYSVVNNQAVTRINQCEEYSFRKSFPKTIFWSIILLFLMGFIAGGFILGAVHNPILLVVVVVLFAIVCVVFTWNTCYGRKAIIGYISRYPDAELRTAKDGQFVKVSGVVTCGNVPLESSFQKVSRCVYTVTSLYEYRGWDSKSANPEHRRFSWGLRTLERHVSDFYISDFQSGLRALVKTGYGARVTPYVEESIVVDIDQSNRNMSPEFVRWLAERNLSSDDRIMRLKEGYIKEGSTVSVMGVVRRNDNVLMIVPPPEPLSTGCQWSKCILPASLEGIVLRCEDSSKIDVIPV from the exons ATGGGTTCTCGATTCCCATCTCATCAGTTGAGTAGTGGCCTTTATGTATCTGGCCGGCCTGAGCAGCCAAAAGAAAAGACCCCCACCATGAGCTCAGTTGCCATGCCTTATACCGGAGGGGATATTAAAAAGTCTGGAGAACTTGGAAAAATGTTTGTTACCCCAGCAGATGGCTCGAGGTCGCGGAAATCTGGACCAATCAACAGCAATGCCCCGATGAGAACAGGGTCCTTTAGTGGTGCTACTTCTCATTCAGGTCAACTTAATTCAGGCAATCGTATGACTTCTGGTGGTGCTCCTGGATATGTTTCTATGAAAAAGACCAACTCTGGGCCTTTGAATAAACATGGGGAGCCTATGAAGAAGTCCTCTGGTCCTCAAGCTGGAGGAGGTAATGTTTCGTCCCGCCAAAATTCTGGCCCTATCCCACCAATTCTCCCTACCACAGGCCTTATTACATCTGGTCCTCTAAATTCTGCTGGAGCTCCTCGTAAAGTGTCAGGTCCCTTGGATTCAACAGGGTCAATCAAGCTGCAGAATTATTCTGTAGTTAATAACCAAGCTGTTACTCGCATCAACCAATGTGAGGAATACTCCTTCCGCAAGAGCTTCCCAAAGACAATATTTTGGTCcatcattcttttatttttaatgggATTTATTGCTGGTGGTTTTATCCTTGGTGCTGTTCACAATCCCATTCTTCTcgtagttgttgttgtactaTTTGCTATAGTCTGTGTGGTGTTCACCTGGAATACTTGTTATGGAAGAAAAGCTATCATTGGTTACATTTCTCGGTATCCAGATGCTGAGCTTAGAACTGCAAAAGATGGCCAATTTGTTAAAGTTTCTGGG GTAGTTACCTGTGGAAATGTCCCTCTTGAATCATCGTTTCAGAAGGTTTCTAGATGTGTATATACAGTCACAAGCTTATATGAGTACCGAGGGTGGGATTCAAAATCTGCCAACCCAGAACATCGTCGGTTTTCTTGGGGTCTTCGTACGCTGGAG CGGCATGTCTCTGATTTCTATATCTCTGATTTCCAGTCTGGATTAAGGGCTTTGGTCAAAACTGGGTATGGTGCAAGAGTAACCCCTTATGTCGAAGAGTCTATTGTTGTGGATATTGATCAATCAAATAGGAACATGTCACCTGAATTTGTCAGATGGCTGGCAGAGAGAAATCTATCCAGTGATGACCGAATAATGCGATTGAAAGAAGG GTATATAAAAGAGGGTAGCACTGTGAGTGTAATGGGAGTTGTCCGACGGAACGATAACGTTCTGATGATTGTTCCTCCTCCAGAGCCACTTTCAACAGGATGTCAGTGGTCTAAATGTATTCTTCCAGCCAGTCTGGAGGGTATCGTTTTGAGATGTGAGGACAGTTCAAAGATTGATGTCATTCCTGTGTAG
- the LOC125861842 gene encoding uncharacterized membrane protein At1g16860-like, which yields MGSRFPSHQLSSGLYVSGRPEQPKERTPTMSSVAMPYTGGDIKKSGELGKMFVTPADGSRSRKSGPINSNAPLRTGSFSGATSHSGQLNSGNRMTSGGAPGYVSMKKTNSGPLNKHGEPMKKSSGPQAGGGNVSSRQNSGPIPPILPTTGLITSGPLNSAGAPRKVSGPLDSAGSIKLQNYSVVNNQAVTRINQCDEYSFRKSFPKTIFWSIILLFLMGFIAGGFILGAVHNPILLVVVVVLFAIVSMVFTWNTGYGRKAIVGYISRYPDAELRTAKDGQFVKVSGVVTCGNVPLESSFQKVPRCVYTVTSLYEYRGWDSKAANPEHRRFSWGLRTLERHVSDFYISDFQSGLRALVKTGYGARVTPYVEESIVVDIDQSNRDMSPEFVRWLAQRNLSSDDRIMRLKEGYIKEGSTVSVMGVVQRNDNVLMIVPPPEPFSTGCQWAKCILPASLEGIVLRCEDSSKIDVIPV from the exons ATGGGTTCTCGATTCCCGTCTCATCAGTTGAGTAGTGGACTTTATGTATCTGGTCGGCCTGAGCAGCCGAAAGAAAGGACCCCAACTATGAGCTCAGTTGCCATGCCTTATACTGGAGGGGATATTAAAAAGTCTGGAGAACTTGGAAAAATGTTTGTTACCCCAGCGGATGGCTCGAGGTCGCGGAAATCTGGACCGATAAACAGCAATGCGCCGTTGAGAACAGGGTCGTTTAGTGGTGCTACTTCTCATTCAGGTCAACTTAATTCAGGCAATCGTATGACTTCTGGTGGTGCTCCTGGATATGTTTCTATGAAAAAGACCAACTCTGGGCCTTTGAATAAACATGGGGAGCCTATGAAGAAGTCCTCTGGTCCTCAAGCTGGAGGAGGAAATGTTTCATCCCGCCAAAATTCTGGCCCTATCCCACCAATTCTCCCTACCACAGGACTTATTACATCTGGTCCTCTAAATTCTGCTGGAGCTCCTCGTAAAGTGTCAGGTCCCTTGGATTCAGCAGGGTCAATCAAGCTGCAGAATTATTCTGTAGTTAATAACCAAGCTGTTACTCGCATTAACCAATGTGACGAATACTCCTTTCGTAAAAGCTTCCCAAAGACAATATTTTGGTCcatcattcttttatttttgatggGATTTATTGCTGGTGGCTTTATCCTTGGTGCTGTTCACAATCCCATTCTTCTCGTAGTTGTTGTTGTCCTATTTGCTATAGTCAGTATGGTGTTCACATGGAATACTGGTTATGGAAGAAAAGCTATCGTTGGTTACATTTCTCGGTATCCAGATGCTGAGCTTAGAACTGCAAAAGATGGCCAGTTTGTTAAAGTTTCCGGG GTAGTTACCTGTGGAAATGTCCCTCTTGAATCCTCGTTTCAGAAGGTTCCTAGATGTGTATATACAGTCACAAGCTTATACGAGTACCGAGGGTGGGATTCAAAAGCTGCCAACCCAGAACATCGTCGATTTTCTTGGGGTCTTCGTACACTGGAG CGGCATGTCTCTGATTTCTATATCTCTGATTTCCAGTCTGGATTAAGGGCTTTGGTCAAAACTGGGTATGGTGCAAGAGTAACCCCTTATGTCGAAGAGTCTATCGTTGTGGATATTGATCAATCAAATAGGGACATGTCACCTGAATTTGTCAGATGGCTGGCACAGAGAAATCTGTCCAGTGATGACCGAATAATGCGATTGAAAGAAGG GTATATAAAAGAAGGTAGCACTGTCAGTGTAATGGGAGTTGTCCAACGGAATGATAACGTTCTGATGATTGTTCCTCCTCCAGAGCCATTTTCAACAGGATGTCAGTGGGCTAAATGCATTCTTCCAGCCAGTCTGGAGGGCATTGTTTTGAGATGCGAGGACAGTTCAAAGATTGATGTCATTCCAGTGTAG
- the LOC125861700 gene encoding putative clathrin assembly protein At5g57200, producing MEKIRKAYGKLKDSTKVGLAKVKSEFKDLDIAIVKATNHVESPPKERHIARIIVATSITCPRADVAYCIHALSKRLSKTRNWIVVIKTLIVIHRVLREGDPSFKEELLRCSQRGHIFQLSNFKDDSSHLGWDCSAWVRTYALFLEERLECFRTMKNDIVAERSSKPSVGINKVHCRTRLLNGEELLEQLPALQQLLYRLTGCQPEGGACYNFLIQYALALVLKESFKIYCAINDGIINLVDYFFEMSKPDAIKALSIYKRAGQQAEHLAHFYDFCRGLDVARTFQFPTLKQPPASFLVTMEEYIREAPQTDSMPNNRLEYREIKQKPEKPEEIVPEASENKVPEAKISEVKHTEAQEETVPKKEETPPLISTEEPVDLLGLNEVDPRVAELEESNALALAIVPPGKENPSANNQMGETGKTSGWELALLTEPSNNRSHITPDKELAGGFDKLLLDSLYQDDASRRQIQLQQAGYSAGYGYGYEMPGQSSVNHNDPFAMSNHIAPPTSVQMMAQQQQQYQMMQQQYMMQQQQRPQQNMLMVHHQYQGQYSQQTWYMGSSNPFGDPFSYPQNNMPPRGNHPLI from the exons atgGAGAAAATTAGAAAAGCATATGGGAAGCTTAAAGATTCAACAAAGGTTGGCTTAGCCAAGGTCAAAAGCGAATTCAAG GATTTAGATATTGCTATTGTTAAAGCAACAAATCATGTTGAGAGCCCTCCAAAAGAAAGACATATTGCAA GAATTATTGTGGCAACATCAATTACATGCCCAAGAGCAGATGTTGCCTATTGCATTCATGCACTTTCTAAACGATTGTCAAAGACACGAAATTGGATT GTTGTCATAAAGACATTGATTGTTATTCATAGGGTGTTGCGAGAAGGTGATCCTtcattcaaggaggaactattGCGTTGCTCTCAGAGAGGGCATATTTTTCAACTATCAAACTTCAAGGATGATTCAAGTCATCTTG GTTGGGATTGCTCAGCTTGGGTACGTACATATGCGCTCTTTCTGGAGGAAAGACTAGAGTGTTTTAGGACAATGAAAAATGATATTGTTGCAGAAAGATCAAGCAAACCTTCAGTTGGAATAAACAAG GTGCATTGTAGAACTAGGCTTTTGAATGGAGAAGAACTTTTAGAGCAGCTCCCAGCATTACAACAACTTCTTTATCGCTTAACTGGTTGCCAG CCTGAAGGAGGAGCTTGCTATAACTTTCTCATTCAGTATGCCTTGGCTTTG GTGTTGAAGGAAAGTTTCAAGATATATTGTGCAATCAATGATGGAATAATCAATCTTGTCGACTAT TTTTTTGAGATGTCAAAGCCTGACGCTATAAAAGCTCTCAGTATATACAAAAGAGCTGGACAACAG GCTGAACATCTCGCTCATTTTTATGACTTCTGCAGAGGCTTGGATGTAGCGCGTACCTTTCAGTTTCCTACATTGAAACAG CCTCCTGCATCGTTTCTGGTAACCATGGAGGAATACATTAGAGAAGCACCTCAGACAGATTCAATGCCAAATAACAGGCTG GAGTATCGCGAAATCAAGCAGAAACCTGAAAAGCCTGAAGAAATTGTCCCTGAGGCAAGTGAAAACAAAGTTCCAGAAGCTAAAATTAGTGAAGTAAAACATACTGAAGCACAAGAGGAAACAGTACCTAAAAAGGAAGAAACACCACCACTGATATCAACAGAAGAACCTGTTGATTTGCTG GGCTTGAATGAAGTGGATCCAAGAGTTGCAGAATTAGAGGAAAGCAATGCATTGGCTCTTGCAATCGTTCCACCTG GCAAAGAAAATCCATCAGCTAATAATCAGATGGGTGAAACCGGAAAAACATCAGGATGGGAACTGGCTCTTCTTACAGAACCGAGTAACAATAGAAGCCATATCACACCAGATAAAGAATTG GCTGGGGGATTCGACAAGCTATTACTTGACAGCTTGTATCAGGATGATGCATCTAGGAGGCAAATACAGCTGCAACAAGCAGGGTATAGTGCAGGATATGGGTATGGGTATGAAATGCCTGGACAGAGTTCAGTCAATCACAATGACCCTTTTGCAATGTCAAACCACATAGCCCCTCCAACAAGCGTACAAATGATGGcgcagcaacaacaacaataccaaATGATGCAACAACAATACATGATGCAGCAGCAGCAGCGACCACAACAAAACATGTTGATGGTACATCATCAATATCAAGGCCAATATTCTCAACAAACGTGGTACATGGGATCTTCCAACCCATTCGGGGATCCCTTCAGTTATCCACAAAACAACATGCCACCACGGGGAAACCATCCATTGATTTAG